In Polynucleobacter sp. es-EL-1, the following are encoded in one genomic region:
- a CDS encoding NUDIX hydrolase: MKFCSNCASPITVKIPADDSRERHVCESCGMIHYCNPRNVVGSIPVYGEQVLLCKRAIAPRHGYWTLPAGFMELGESTSAGAARETQEEAGAIVEIGPLYSLLNVPHAEQVHLFYLAQMHTPYFYAGEESLEVALFYEHEIPWQELAFPTVKQTLEWFFADRAAGLLHADAQISVRTRDVLPTEKI; encoded by the coding sequence ATGAAGTTTTGCTCCAATTGCGCTTCACCTATCACCGTGAAAATTCCGGCGGATGACTCGCGTGAGCGTCATGTCTGCGAATCCTGCGGGATGATTCATTACTGTAATCCGCGCAATGTAGTCGGTAGCATTCCGGTCTATGGAGAACAGGTTTTACTGTGCAAGCGGGCCATAGCACCACGTCACGGTTATTGGACTCTGCCTGCAGGTTTTATGGAACTAGGCGAGAGTACCAGCGCTGGTGCTGCACGCGAAACTCAAGAAGAAGCTGGTGCGATAGTGGAAATTGGTCCACTCTATTCCTTATTAAATGTGCCCCATGCTGAGCAAGTTCACCTCTTTTATTTAGCTCAGATGCATACCCCATATTTTTATGCGGGAGAAGAGAGTCTTGAGGTGGCGCTATTTTATGAACATGAAATTCCCTGGCAAGAGCTCGCCTTTCCGACAGTAAAGCAAACTCTAGAATGGTTTTTTGCTGATCGCGCTGCGGGCTTACTGCATGCTGATGCACAAATCAGCGTCAGGACAAGAGATGTCCTCCCCACAGAAAAGATTTAA
- a CDS encoding 2-hydroxychromene-2-carboxylate isomerase, whose product MSPNNISKPKAKLYYDIISPFSYFYIKQRHRLSDQIEIEPIPILLGGLFRATDNRGPGEIPAKRPHTYQYCVWLAEKLGIPFRFPEHHPFLTVAPQRLLAQENANWQMVERAFDYVWLEGKDPNLSWPQFCEYLGLPIQTPKPDSPMAKEKLIANTHLAKEDGAFGVPALVINEQCFWGLDTIDWALDYLARPGMFEEPTYLRAKNMPFGL is encoded by the coding sequence ATGAGCCCGAACAATATCAGCAAGCCCAAGGCCAAACTCTATTACGACATCATTTCGCCCTTTTCCTATTTTTATATCAAACAGCGTCACCGCCTTTCTGATCAAATTGAGATTGAACCAATCCCAATCTTGCTAGGGGGACTTTTTAGGGCAACCGATAATCGGGGGCCTGGAGAGATTCCTGCAAAACGCCCACACACCTATCAATACTGCGTTTGGCTAGCCGAAAAATTGGGCATACCATTTCGGTTTCCAGAACATCATCCATTCCTGACTGTTGCACCTCAGCGTTTGTTGGCACAAGAAAATGCCAACTGGCAGATGGTGGAGCGCGCCTTTGATTATGTTTGGTTAGAGGGCAAGGATCCCAATTTATCCTGGCCTCAGTTTTGTGAATATTTGGGTTTACCTATCCAAACCCCTAAGCCGGATAGTCCAATGGCTAAAGAAAAACTGATAGCCAATACTCATTTAGCTAAAGAGGATGGTGCATTTGGGGTCCCTGCACTGGTTATCAATGAGCAATGCTTTTGGGGTCTTGATACGATTGACTGGGCATTAGACTATCTAGCTAGACCCGGGATGTTTGAGGAGCCCACCTATTTGCGGGCCAAAAATATGCCTTTTGGACTCTAA
- a CDS encoding bifunctional chorismate-binding protein/class IV aminotransferase produces MILLDDAQSTLIQPTSRLYQDPLRSWSITASHCDADNKRLIEQCLLEIQEVLHQGKFVVVAFAYELGRLIHHLPSRENSLSTHLNHPLIQAWSFDSYEALSKEQVDAFLNNQLTQSSNTPKPSGIANLSNSLDEAKFAQDIATIHEYIKSGDCYQINHTYRITGDTYGEPLALYQRLRERQPGRFGAYIEDGENYILSQSPELFIARNGQTLTAMPMKGTANALSESADQLCQDLKNQAENVMIVDLLRNDLSRLALPGTVSVPHLFQVARHGDVLQMTSTVQAQAKPQIQLLDILNAVFPCGSVTGAPKKRSMEIIQELEPSDRGYYCGALGWLDPSGDFALSVPIRTIEIQRDIQTQASRFTLGVGAGITIDSQAQQEWEECQIKAKFLCQLPSEVGLFETILIVNGEPAHIERHLNRLQHSALALGIALSRDHVKELIYAACSSCDKSSKYRLRVDVDFKGAVTWQLSALAALEEKVRIFWASDILSNPEDAIMHSGNVLLQHKVSARDAYDMAWQKAQSLGGFDALFINEKGFVTEGGRSSIFIQAADGNQWLTPPLNAGVLPGVMRSIILSDPQRNAHEANLTINDVKNAKAIMLTNALRGVIPAYL; encoded by the coding sequence ATGATTCTGCTCGATGATGCTCAGAGCACCCTAATACAGCCGACGAGTCGACTCTATCAGGATCCGTTACGCAGCTGGAGCATTACAGCCTCTCATTGCGATGCAGATAATAAGAGGCTCATTGAGCAATGCCTCCTCGAGATCCAAGAGGTACTTCATCAAGGCAAATTCGTAGTAGTCGCATTTGCCTATGAACTTGGTCGCCTCATTCATCATCTGCCAAGCCGTGAAAATAGTTTATCTACGCACTTAAATCATCCCCTAATTCAGGCTTGGTCATTTGATTCCTATGAGGCATTAAGCAAAGAGCAAGTTGACGCATTTTTAAACAATCAACTTACTCAATCAAGTAATACGCCTAAACCCTCGGGGATTGCCAATCTATCCAATTCGCTAGACGAAGCGAAATTTGCTCAAGACATCGCTACCATTCATGAATATATTAAGAGTGGTGATTGCTACCAAATTAATCATACCTATCGCATTACTGGCGATACCTATGGTGAACCGCTAGCACTCTATCAGCGTTTAAGAGAACGTCAGCCAGGAAGATTTGGTGCCTATATTGAAGATGGCGAAAACTATATTCTTTCTCAATCCCCTGAGTTATTTATTGCGCGCAATGGGCAAACCTTAACAGCCATGCCCATGAAAGGCACGGCCAATGCCTTAAGCGAATCTGCAGACCAGCTTTGTCAAGACCTTAAAAATCAAGCTGAAAATGTCATGATCGTTGATCTCTTGCGTAATGATTTGAGCAGACTTGCTTTGCCAGGGACAGTGAGTGTGCCGCACCTATTCCAAGTGGCAAGACATGGTGATGTATTGCAAATGACTTCCACCGTTCAGGCACAAGCAAAGCCGCAGATTCAATTGCTCGACATCCTCAATGCCGTTTTTCCCTGTGGGTCAGTAACAGGGGCACCCAAGAAGCGCAGCATGGAAATTATTCAAGAGCTTGAGCCATCTGATCGCGGCTATTACTGTGGCGCCTTGGGTTGGTTAGATCCTAGCGGTGATTTTGCGCTGAGCGTGCCTATTCGCACGATTGAAATTCAACGTGATATCCAGACGCAGGCTTCTCGTTTTACTCTAGGCGTGGGTGCTGGAATTACGATCGACTCTCAGGCACAGCAAGAATGGGAAGAATGTCAGATCAAGGCCAAGTTCCTGTGCCAACTACCCAGTGAGGTGGGCCTGTTTGAAACCATTCTGATTGTGAATGGTGAGCCTGCCCATATTGAGCGCCACCTTAATCGTCTGCAACACTCTGCACTAGCTCTTGGAATTGCCTTATCAAGAGATCATGTCAAAGAGCTTATTTATGCAGCATGTAGTTCATGTGACAAGTCTAGCAAATACCGTTTACGAGTCGATGTCGATTTTAAAGGTGCTGTGACATGGCAATTATCAGCACTAGCAGCATTAGAGGAAAAAGTAAGAATTTTTTGGGCAAGCGATATTCTTTCTAATCCAGAGGATGCGATCATGCACTCTGGCAATGTATTGCTACAACATAAAGTTAGCGCTAGGGATGCTTATGATATGGCATGGCAAAAAGCACAATCCCTAGGGGGATTTGATGCCCTCTTTATCAATGAAAAAGGGTTTGTCACTGAAGGTGGGAGAAGTAGTATTTTTATTCAAGCTGCTGATGGCAATCAATGGCTTACACCACCACTCAATGCTGGCGTATTACCTGGGGTGATGCGCTCCATCATTCTGAGCGATCCCCAGAGAAATGCCCATGAAGCTAACCTTACTATTAATGATGTGAAGAATGCGAAGGCTATCATGCTCACTAATGCATTACGTGGCGTTATCCCAGCCTATTTATAG
- the aat gene encoding leucyl/phenylalanyl-tRNA--protein transferase: MSNIAWLGAQDPFPNPLLSPDPDPSVPGLVAVSERIYPGQLSRAYQMGIFPWYSDNQPVLWWSPNPRMVLKPADFKCHESLKKTIRNFLNDPRKSVEVDHDFAAVVRSCATARRKDQDGTWITHEIMDAYTKLHDEGHAHSIAIVDHGQLIGGLYCVAFGGMVFGESMFSHQTDASKLALAALCAWCTEHAIAMIDCQQETAHLRSLGAAPLSREVFLNHLHNALKQTNIELPWTFNKEILSHWL, translated from the coding sequence ATGAGCAATATTGCCTGGTTAGGCGCTCAGGATCCCTTTCCTAATCCACTCCTATCACCCGATCCAGATCCAAGCGTTCCAGGATTGGTTGCGGTGAGTGAGCGCATTTACCCCGGTCAACTTTCTAGAGCCTATCAAATGGGGATTTTTCCCTGGTACTCTGATAATCAACCAGTGCTGTGGTGGTCACCCAATCCTCGCATGGTACTTAAACCTGCAGACTTCAAATGCCATGAGTCTCTCAAAAAGACCATCAGAAATTTTCTAAACGACCCCCGTAAATCCGTAGAAGTTGATCATGATTTTGCTGCGGTTGTTCGATCGTGCGCGACTGCCAGAAGGAAAGATCAAGATGGCACTTGGATTACCCACGAAATCATGGATGCTTACACGAAGCTACATGACGAGGGTCACGCCCATAGCATTGCTATTGTTGATCATGGACAACTAATTGGCGGTTTGTACTGTGTTGCATTTGGCGGCATGGTCTTCGGTGAATCCATGTTTAGCCATCAAACGGACGCCTCTAAACTGGCCTTAGCCGCGCTTTGTGCTTGGTGCACAGAGCATGCTATAGCGATGATTGATTGCCAGCAAGAAACTGCACACCTACGTTCACTCGGGGCTGCACCCCTGTCACGAGAGGTCTTTTTAAATCATCTGCACAATGCGCTAAAGCAAACTAATATAGAGCTACCTTGGACTTTTAATAAAGAGATACTGAGTCACTGGTTATGA
- a CDS encoding quinone-dependent dihydroorotate dehydrogenase, with product MIDSYPLLRPWLFSLDPEEAHRVTLGNLDRAQRWGLLRCFIDQPASDPRTICGITFPNPVGLAAGLDKDGQHIDALASLGFGFLEIGTVTPKPQAGNPKPRMFRLPEAQGIINRMGFNNDGVDACVKRVRQSEFWQNGGIVGLNIGKNATTPIEDAASDYVTALEAVYETAAYITINISSPNTQNLRALQGEEMLRSLLASVDLARKSLSDRYSVRKPLFLKIAPDLDSQDIGFIADLLLEFGIDAIIATNTTIAREAVQNLPFGNEAGGLSGAPVRQASTHIIKLLNERLANEVPIIGVGGIMSAQDAKEKMAAGASLIQLYSGLIYRGPKLISQCADALKTS from the coding sequence ATGATCGATAGCTACCCTCTTCTACGCCCTTGGCTTTTTTCTCTAGACCCCGAAGAGGCTCATCGCGTTACGCTAGGCAATCTTGATCGCGCTCAACGTTGGGGGCTGTTGCGTTGCTTCATTGATCAACCGGCATCTGACCCACGAACCATTTGTGGAATTACCTTCCCAAATCCAGTCGGTCTTGCCGCTGGCTTAGATAAAGATGGGCAGCATATTGATGCTTTGGCAAGTTTAGGTTTTGGTTTTTTAGAAATTGGTACGGTGACACCTAAACCACAAGCAGGCAATCCAAAGCCCAGAATGTTTAGACTGCCAGAGGCACAGGGCATCATCAACCGCATGGGTTTTAATAACGATGGCGTTGATGCTTGCGTTAAGAGAGTGCGTCAATCTGAATTCTGGCAAAACGGTGGGATTGTTGGCCTTAACATTGGCAAGAATGCAACTACACCTATTGAAGATGCCGCAAGTGACTATGTCACCGCGCTGGAAGCGGTCTATGAGACTGCTGCTTACATCACGATTAATATTTCTTCGCCCAATACACAAAATCTTCGCGCCCTTCAGGGTGAGGAAATGTTGCGTTCACTCTTAGCTTCAGTTGATCTTGCTCGAAAGAGCTTGAGTGATCGCTACAGTGTTCGTAAACCATTGTTCCTCAAAATTGCACCTGACTTAGACAGTCAAGATATTGGTTTTATTGCCGATCTCTTATTGGAATTTGGTATTGATGCCATCATTGCCACGAACACCACGATTGCGCGAGAAGCGGTACAAAACCTCCCCTTTGGCAATGAAGCTGGCGGATTATCTGGTGCACCGGTTCGACAAGCATCAACGCACATCATTAAATTACTGAACGAGCGTTTAGCTAATGAAGTTCCGATCATTGGCGTTGGCGGAATTATGTCGGCTCAAGATGCCAAAGAAAAGATGGCTGCTGGTGCTAGCTTAATTCAGCTCTATAGCGGCCTAATTTACCGGGGACCCAAACTCATCTCCCAGTGTGCTGACGCACTCAAAACCTCGTAA
- a CDS encoding IclR family transcriptional regulator — translation MTTGKSTKVAKVPGEAGKTAIQVVDRMMNLLDALALHEDSTSLKLLAEETELHPSTAHRILNDLVACRLVERGDGGTYRLGLKLLELGNLVKARLSVREAAQAPMRALHKLTGETINLSVRQGDEIVYIDRAYSERSGMQVVRAIGGRAPLHLTSVGKLFLASDDPNQVRAYVTRTGLAGHTRNSITELGKLDEELNQVRKMGHARDNEELELGVSCVAAEILDDSGKLVAGLSLSSPTDRIQSDWLKLLQDTALQISKGMGFKPKTIEPHS, via the coding sequence ATGACTACCGGTAAATCTACAAAAGTTGCAAAAGTACCTGGTGAAGCAGGCAAAACTGCTATCCAGGTAGTAGATCGTATGATGAATTTGCTCGATGCCCTGGCATTGCATGAGGATTCAACCAGTCTCAAATTGCTAGCGGAGGAGACAGAATTACACCCTTCTACTGCCCATCGCATTTTGAATGATTTAGTGGCTTGCAGGCTGGTAGAGCGTGGCGATGGTGGCACTTATCGCCTAGGGCTCAAACTGCTCGAGCTGGGCAACTTAGTCAAAGCCAGGCTATCTGTTCGAGAAGCTGCTCAAGCCCCTATGAGGGCTTTACACAAGCTGACTGGTGAAACAATCAATCTCTCGGTTCGCCAAGGCGATGAAATCGTCTACATTGATCGTGCATATAGCGAGCGCTCTGGCATGCAAGTTGTTCGTGCTATCGGTGGTCGTGCCCCACTCCATTTAACTTCTGTTGGAAAGCTATTCTTAGCCAGCGATGACCCCAATCAAGTCAGAGCATATGTTACCCGCACGGGTCTTGCAGGTCATACGCGTAACAGTATTACTGAATTAGGCAAGTTAGATGAAGAGCTCAATCAAGTTAGAAAAATGGGACATGCGCGCGATAACGAAGAATTAGAGCTTGGTGTGAGCTGTGTTGCCGCAGAAATCTTAGATGACAGTGGAAAGCTAGTTGCCGGCCTCTCACTAAGCTCCCCTACCGACCGCATTCAGTCAGATTGGCTAAAGCTCTTGCAAGATACGGCCTTGCAAATCTCCAAGGGAATGGGCTTTAAACCCAAAACCATAGAACCTCACTCGTAA
- a CDS encoding DUF3429 domain-containing protein has protein sequence MNPLPPLVIKLSYAGLIPFVVLALVVQLAPTPLNYLGAESLAGYGAVITAFMGALHWGANLHTLGKNPPGDRWEDRNAWIWGVVPALVAWVALHIYIPVGLLILASALIIQRNIDKETYQYYFSSEEACGAFMRIRNRLTIVSVSCLVWAALVMLFLQD, from the coding sequence GTGAACCCCTTGCCCCCTCTTGTCATTAAATTATCTTATGCAGGTTTAATTCCTTTTGTTGTACTTGCTTTAGTTGTTCAATTGGCGCCAACTCCCCTTAATTATTTAGGCGCTGAATCATTAGCTGGTTATGGGGCGGTCATCACGGCATTTATGGGCGCATTGCACTGGGGTGCGAATCTTCATACCCTCGGAAAAAATCCTCCAGGCGATCGCTGGGAAGATCGTAACGCTTGGATCTGGGGAGTGGTTCCTGCGCTGGTGGCTTGGGTCGCTCTACATATTTACATTCCAGTAGGCCTATTAATTCTGGCATCAGCACTGATCATTCAACGCAATATTGATAAAGAGACCTATCAATATTATTTTTCAAGTGAAGAAGCTTGCGGTGCCTTTATGCGAATCCGCAACCGACTGACTATCGTCTCAGTGAGCTGTTTAGTGTGGGCCGCATTAGTCATGTTATTTCTACAGGACTAA
- a CDS encoding replication-associated recombination protein A codes for MGTLFDQDPPAPLAEVLRPRVVEEVIGQAHLLATGKPLQLAFAARKPHSMILWGPPGVGKTTLARLSAKAFDREFIAISAVLAGVKEIREAIEQAQRNMSEQGKQTILFVDEIHRFNKSQQDALLPHVESGLFTFIGATTENPSFEVNSALLSRAQVYVLKSLSTEELKQLFERARSCAMPELTFDEAAVTTLITHADGDARRLLNLIEQVRNALSAPNSLTTNIDQAFIENALTIQARRFDKGGDHFYDQISALHKSVRGSNPDAALYWLCRMLDGGTDPRYLARRIIRMAWEDIGLADPRAMQLANDAALTYERLGSPEGELALGQAVIYLAIAAKSNASYKAFNAARAYVANDQTKPVPNHLRNAPTKLLKELGHGKEYRYAHDEPHAYAAGETYLPEGMAEPHWYEPVDRGLEAQIAEKMAFLRKLDVDSKSK; via the coding sequence ATGGGTACGCTCTTTGATCAAGATCCACCAGCCCCTTTAGCTGAGGTTTTACGCCCTCGCGTCGTAGAGGAAGTGATTGGACAGGCGCACCTATTAGCAACAGGCAAGCCTCTGCAACTGGCATTTGCCGCTCGCAAGCCCCATTCAATGATTTTATGGGGCCCTCCTGGTGTCGGTAAAACTACACTGGCAAGGCTATCGGCCAAGGCGTTTGATCGAGAATTTATTGCAATTTCAGCGGTACTGGCTGGTGTAAAAGAAATTCGGGAGGCCATCGAACAAGCCCAACGCAATATGTCTGAACAAGGCAAGCAAACTATTTTGTTTGTTGATGAAATTCATCGCTTTAATAAAAGCCAACAGGATGCATTGCTCCCGCATGTAGAGTCTGGACTATTTACCTTTATTGGTGCCACGACTGAAAACCCCTCTTTTGAAGTCAACTCTGCACTTCTTTCTCGGGCACAAGTTTATGTACTCAAATCCTTAAGCACTGAAGAGCTCAAGCAATTATTTGAGCGCGCACGTTCTTGTGCAATGCCTGAGCTTACTTTTGATGAAGCTGCTGTCACGACTCTCATTACCCATGCTGATGGAGATGCCCGCCGTCTCCTTAACCTTATTGAGCAGGTACGTAATGCGCTTTCCGCACCCAATTCTTTAACGACCAATATTGATCAAGCTTTTATTGAAAATGCCCTGACCATTCAAGCGCGGCGCTTTGATAAAGGGGGGGATCACTTTTACGATCAAATCTCTGCTCTGCATAAATCGGTTCGAGGCTCAAATCCAGACGCTGCACTGTATTGGCTATGTCGCATGCTTGATGGCGGTACAGATCCACGCTATTTAGCCAGACGCATTATTCGCATGGCCTGGGAAGATATTGGACTGGCAGATCCGCGCGCCATGCAGCTGGCAAATGATGCTGCACTAACCTATGAACGTCTTGGCTCGCCAGAAGGTGAGCTCGCTCTAGGTCAAGCTGTAATCTACCTCGCGATAGCAGCCAAAAGTAATGCCAGTTATAAAGCGTTTAATGCTGCTCGAGCTTATGTTGCAAATGATCAGACTAAGCCTGTTCCGAATCATTTGCGCAACGCCCCGACTAAGCTTCTGAAAGAATTAGGTCACGGTAAAGAATATCGCTATGCACATGATGAACCTCATGCTTATGCCGCAGGCGAAACCTATTTACCAGAAGGCATGGCAGAGCCGCATTGGTATGAGCCGGTTGATCGAGGACTTGAAGCACAAATAGCCGAAAAGATGGCCTTCTTACGCAAACTCGATGTAGATTCAAAGTCAAAATGA
- a CDS encoding 3-hydroxybutyryl-CoA dehydrogenase, whose protein sequence is MKIQSVGIIGAGTMGNGIAQVCAVAGLDVVMVDINDAAVERGLAQISKSLDRLVKKETLTNESKAAALKHIKGSTSYADLRGLQLVIEAATENQAIKEKILKQVDEIVSAETIIATNTSSLSITKLAALDSHPERFIGMHFFNPPPLMALVEVIRGLQTSDATHAAIIEMAKRIGKEPITVKNSPGFVVNRILLPMINEAFFVLYEGLASPEDIDAGMKLGCNQPIGPLALADLIGLDTCLAVMEVYFENFSDSKYRPCPLLREMVAAGYLGRKTGRGVYQYDQ, encoded by the coding sequence ATGAAGATTCAATCAGTCGGCATTATCGGCGCGGGCACCATGGGTAATGGCATTGCTCAAGTATGCGCAGTCGCTGGCCTAGATGTAGTGATGGTTGACATTAATGATGCTGCCGTAGAGCGAGGGCTTGCGCAAATTTCCAAAAGCTTAGATCGTTTGGTCAAGAAAGAAACGCTTACCAATGAATCCAAAGCGGCCGCATTAAAACACATTAAAGGAAGCACTTCATACGCAGACCTCAGGGGTTTGCAATTGGTGATTGAAGCTGCGACAGAAAATCAAGCTATTAAAGAAAAGATTTTGAAGCAAGTCGACGAGATCGTTAGTGCAGAAACGATCATTGCCACCAATACATCTTCACTCTCGATTACCAAGCTAGCTGCCCTCGACTCTCATCCCGAACGCTTTATTGGCATGCACTTCTTTAACCCCCCTCCACTCATGGCTTTAGTAGAGGTCATCAGAGGTTTACAAACGAGCGATGCCACCCATGCCGCCATTATTGAGATGGCTAAGCGAATTGGTAAAGAGCCTATTACGGTTAAAAATTCGCCAGGTTTTGTAGTGAACCGGATTTTATTGCCCATGATTAATGAAGCCTTTTTTGTTTTGTATGAAGGCCTTGCCAGCCCAGAAGATATTGATGCGGGCATGAAGCTGGGCTGCAATCAACCGATTGGTCCACTCGCATTGGCTGACCTCATTGGTCTTGATACCTGCTTAGCCGTCATGGAAGTCTATTTTGAAAACTTTAGTGACTCCAAATATCGTCCCTGCCCTCTCCTGCGTGAAATGGTGGCTGCTGGTTATCTTGGCCGCAAAACGGGTCGCGGCGTTTATCAATACGACCAGTAA
- a CDS encoding peptidylprolyl isomerase, producing MRNIIAALVFAATCLSSISAFAGPKVEFKTTMGNFVVELDSVKAPKTTANFLNYVNSGFYNGTIFHRVINGFMIQGGGFTPDLVQKPTNAPVVSEAQNGLKNQTYTIAMARTSDPDSATAQFFINVKDNEGLNYPNAMGNGYTVFGKVISGTQTIDDIRKVPTMVASAPKMGRMADVPSKTVTIESATVLK from the coding sequence ATGCGTAATATCATTGCTGCCCTCGTATTTGCCGCTACTTGTTTAAGTAGCATCAGCGCATTTGCTGGACCTAAAGTGGAATTCAAAACCACTATGGGTAATTTCGTAGTTGAGCTTGACTCTGTGAAGGCACCAAAGACGACTGCTAATTTTTTGAACTACGTCAATAGCGGCTTTTATAACGGCACCATTTTTCATCGCGTTATTAATGGCTTCATGATTCAAGGAGGTGGGTTTACTCCAGACTTGGTTCAAAAACCCACTAATGCACCAGTAGTATCTGAAGCTCAAAATGGTTTGAAGAATCAAACGTACACCATTGCAATGGCTCGCACTTCTGACCCTGACTCAGCTACTGCCCAGTTTTTTATCAACGTCAAAGATAACGAAGGCCTCAATTATCCCAATGCTATGGGTAATGGCTACACCGTGTTTGGCAAAGTAATTTCTGGTACGCAAACGATTGATGACATTCGTAAAGTGCCAACGATGGTTGCAAGCGCACCAAAAATGGGGCGTATGGCCGATGTACCAAGCAAAACAGTCACTATCGAATCAGCAACTGTTCTGAAGTAA
- a CDS encoding arginyltransferase, with translation MTQLKELPLTTLQFYATAPYPCSYLPGKIARSQVATPSHLIHADLYGELVNAGFRRSGLYTYRPYCDECRACIATRIPVAQFQANRSQRRSWKKHQGLEIRVLNLGYQEEHYELYQQYQMTRHADDDMDRDDQDQYMQFLLQSRVNSRIVEFRDGPQDTHPGKLRMVSMIDILEQGISSVYTFFDTTNPSASYGTYSILWQIRQALELELPYLYLGYYIENSEKMSYKAKFQPIEGLIDDHWQAIVAR, from the coding sequence ATGACACAGCTTAAAGAGCTTCCTTTAACAACCTTGCAGTTTTATGCAACTGCACCCTATCCCTGTAGCTATCTACCGGGAAAGATTGCGCGTTCGCAAGTAGCCACACCGTCTCATCTAATTCATGCCGATTTGTACGGGGAGTTAGTCAATGCAGGATTTCGTCGCAGCGGCTTATATACCTATCGCCCCTATTGCGATGAATGCCGCGCATGCATCGCAACCCGCATTCCTGTTGCTCAGTTTCAAGCCAATCGAAGCCAGCGCCGTTCATGGAAAAAGCATCAAGGCCTTGAAATCCGAGTTTTAAATCTAGGTTACCAAGAAGAGCATTATGAGCTCTATCAACAATATCAAATGACCCGTCATGCTGATGACGATATGGATCGCGATGACCAAGATCAATACATGCAGTTTTTATTGCAAAGTCGTGTAAATTCTCGGATTGTTGAATTTCGGGATGGCCCGCAAGATACCCATCCTGGCAAGTTACGCATGGTCAGCATGATCGATATCCTTGAACAAGGCATCTCCTCGGTCTACACCTTCTTTGATACTACTAACCCCTCTGCCAGCTACGGTACTTACAGCATCTTGTGGCAAATTAGGCAGGCCCTTGAGCTAGAACTGCCATACCTATACCTTGGTTACTATATTGAGAATAGCGAAAAGATGTCTTATAAAGCCAAGTTCCAGCCCATTGAAGGCTTGATCGATGATCACTGGCAAGCTATCGTTGCGCGATAA